Proteins from one Pelotomaculum isophthalicicum JI genomic window:
- a CDS encoding TrmH family RNA methyltransferase, which produces MISRQNPRIKYLRRLATRRFRDLEGKFLVEGTRFVEEALESSFSVEMLVYCEKAMCNARGQALLEAASVRGISVLEVEESLFEELADTVTPQGILAVVKWRWYKLNDLHAGVRPWLLVLVDGVADPGNLGTIVRSADAAGADGVILLKGTADIFNPKALRATMGSIFHIPVIRNSAFDEVETFFNRHGIKLVAGMPHGGKVIFESNLTESCALVVGSEPRGPGGNVMSAVFERVHIPMPGRAESLNVAISTAILLYEAVRQRNSVNS; this is translated from the coding sequence TTGATAAGCAGACAAAATCCCCGCATAAAATACTTGCGCCGCCTTGCAACTCGCCGCTTCAGGGATTTAGAAGGAAAGTTTCTGGTCGAAGGTACGCGTTTTGTGGAAGAAGCTTTGGAATCATCCTTTTCCGTGGAAATGCTAGTTTATTGCGAGAAGGCAATGTGTAATGCCCGTGGACAGGCATTGCTGGAAGCTGCGTCGGTTAGAGGCATATCTGTCTTGGAGGTGGAAGAGTCACTTTTTGAAGAGTTAGCTGATACTGTCACCCCACAGGGCATTTTGGCTGTTGTAAAGTGGCGGTGGTATAAGCTGAATGACCTGCATGCGGGAGTGAGACCCTGGCTGCTGGTGCTGGTTGACGGGGTTGCGGATCCGGGAAATCTGGGTACCATTGTGCGTTCGGCTGACGCGGCAGGCGCGGATGGCGTTATTCTTCTGAAAGGAACTGCCGATATATTCAACCCGAAAGCGTTGCGGGCAACCATGGGCTCAATTTTTCATATTCCGGTTATTCGTAACAGTGCGTTTGATGAAGTGGAAACATTTTTTAATCGTCATGGCATCAAACTTGTTGCCGGTATGCCACACGGCGGCAAGGTTATATTTGAAAGTAATTTGACTGAATCTTGCGCCTTGGTTGTCGGCAGTGAACCCAGGGGTCCCGGGGGAAATGTTATGTCCGCTGTGTTTGAACGCGTTCATATCCCGATGCCGGGCCGCGCTGAATCTTTAAATGTTGCGATATCGACAGCCATACTGCTGTACGAAGCTGTGCGCCAACGCAACTCAGTAA
- the rplT gene encoding 50S ribosomal protein L20: MPRAKSSVVSHRRHKKVLKLAKGYRGSKSKLYRVANQQVMKSLVYAYRDRKARKRDFRKLWIARINAAARMNGISYSRLMNGLKLAGIEINRKLLAEMAINDSQSFGRLVEMAKAKL, from the coding sequence ATGCCACGGGCTAAAAGCAGTGTGGTTTCACATAGAAGACATAAGAAAGTATTAAAATTAGCCAAAGGTTACCGGGGTTCAAAAAGCAAACTTTACAGGGTTGCCAACCAGCAAGTGATGAAGTCGCTGGTTTATGCCTATCGCGACCGGAAAGCAAGAAAGCGTGATTTTAGAAAGCTTTGGATAGCAAGGATCAACGCGGCCGCCAGGATGAACGGAATCTCATACAGCCGCCTGATGAACGGTCTCAAACTGGCGGGTATTGAAATCAACAGAAAGTTACTGGCGGAAATGGCAATTAACGACTCACAATCCTTTGGCCGTCTGGTTGAGATGGCCAAAGCCAAACTCTAA
- a CDS encoding potassium channel family protein: MKQLAVIGLGRFGRSVALTLAKMGYDVLAVDTNEEKVNDIKDSVTHAVQVDAMDEQALKALGIRNFDVVIVAIGQDIQSNILVTVMLKDMGVKRVVAKAVTELHGKVLERIGADNVVFPERDMGVRVAHALVSKNILDQINLSSDYSIVELITPEEFAGKTLEEADVRMKHGVTVLAIRRGNEVIISPGAKQVIKSGDVLVVVGRAAKLRDLEER; this comes from the coding sequence ATGAAACAGTTGGCAGTGATTGGACTGGGGCGATTCGGCAGAAGTGTCGCGCTGACTCTGGCCAAAATGGGTTATGATGTCCTGGCGGTTGATACTAACGAAGAAAAAGTAAATGATATTAAAGATAGCGTAACCCATGCCGTCCAAGTAGACGCAATGGATGAACAGGCTTTAAAGGCGTTAGGTATACGCAACTTTGATGTGGTGATTGTGGCGATTGGACAGGATATTCAGTCAAACATACTGGTAACGGTGATGCTTAAAGACATGGGTGTAAAAAGAGTTGTGGCAAAAGCGGTTACAGAACTGCACGGAAAAGTTCTGGAAAGAATCGGAGCCGATAATGTGGTCTTCCCTGAGCGTGATATGGGGGTCAGGGTGGCTCACGCTTTGGTTTCCAAGAATATTCTTGACCAGATAAATCTTTCTTCGGATTATAGCATCGTTGAACTGATAACGCCGGAAGAATTTGCCGGAAAAACTCTGGAAGAGGCAGATGTCAGGATGAAACACGGGGTTACTGTGCTGGCAATCAGGCGCGGTAATGAAGTAATTATCTCCCCCGGAGCCAAACAGGTGATCAAATCTGGAGATGTCCTAGTAGTGGTGGGCCGGGCGGCAAAACTCAGGGATTTGGAGGAGAGGTAG
- the rpmI gene encoding 50S ribosomal protein L35 gives MPKIKTHRGAAKRFKKTATGEFKGSHSFHSHILGKKSAKRKRNLRKAIVVSAVDAGRLKRLIP, from the coding sequence TTGCCTAAAATAAAAACACACCGTGGGGCGGCAAAAAGATTTAAAAAAACGGCTACCGGGGAGTTTAAAGGTTCCCATTCTTTTCATAGCCATATCCTTGGCAAAAAGAGCGCCAAAAGAAAACGCAACCTACGCAAGGCAATTGTTGTCAGCGCTGTCGACGCCGGTCGCCTGAAAAGGCTGATTCCCTAA